The Bos indicus isolate NIAB-ARS_2022 breed Sahiwal x Tharparkar chromosome 28, NIAB-ARS_B.indTharparkar_mat_pri_1.0, whole genome shotgun sequence genome has a window encoding:
- the LOC139180411 gene encoding olfactory receptor 6C74-like: protein MMRVRESGRTVGVKNESTVQEFVLEAFPVAQHLGGLLFLVHLLAYLASIMGNVVIIFITWADHHLQTPMYVLLSTFSFCECCFITTVIPKLLSIFLSGRQTIPSPACLTQAFFFLFIGAVIFFLMAVMSLDRYLAICKPLHYASIMNLRVSFLLIFLCYYLSFILITCLMLKVSQLSFCGPNIISHFFCDLGSLILLSCSDTRSVEIYFFFVTSFVILLSLVVTITAYSNIVVTVLRLPSAKERQKAFSTCSSHLIVLSLMYGSCVFIYLKPKQVDRLDSNKEAALVNTVVTPVLNPVIYTLRNKQVHQALRDTLFGMRLKK, encoded by the coding sequence ATGATGAGAGTCAGAGAATCAGGGAGAACTGTGGGGGTGAAAAATGAGTCCACCGTCCAGGAGTTTGTTCTGGAGGCGTTTCCTGTTGCCCAGCACTTGGGGGGCCTCCTCTTCCTGGTGCACCTGCTCGCATACCTGGCCTCTATCATGGGAAACGTGGTCATAATCTTCATCACCTGGGCTGACCATCACCTCCAGACGCCAATGTATGTTTTGCTGAGTACTTTCTCCTTCTGCGAATGCTGTTTCATCACCACAGTCATTCCTAAACTGCTGTCCATCTTCCTTTCAGGAAGGCAAACAATTCCCTCTCCTGCTTGCCTCACACAAgccttcttctttttatttattggtgcagtaattttctttctcatgGCAGTGATGTCGTTGGATCGATACctggccatctgcaagcctctGCACTATGCATCCATCATGAACCTGAGGGTTAGTTTCCTACTCATTTTCTTGTGCTATTATTTGTCCTTCATCTTAATCACTTGTCTGATGCTCAAAGTTTCCCAGTTATCATTCTGTGGCCCCAATATCAtctctcatttcttctgtgaCCTTGGCTCCTTAATTCTTCTCTCTTGCTCTGACACCAGATCtgttgaaatatatttcttctttgttactTCGTTTGTCATTCTACTATCCCTCGTTGTAACCATCACTGCCTACAGCAACATAGTGGTCACAGTCCTGCGACTCCCATCAGCCAAGGAGCGACAGAAAGctttctccacctgctcctctcACCTCATTGTCCTCTCCCTGATGTACGGCAGCTGTGTGTTTATTTACCTGAAACCGAAGCAGGTGGACAGGCTGGACTCCAACAAGGAGGCCGCCCTTGTGAACACGGTGGTGACCCCAGTGCTGAACCCTGTCATCTACACCCTGAGGAACAAGCAGGTCCACCAGGCTCTGAGGGACACACTGTTTGGGATGAGGTTGAAGAAATAG